A stretch of the Halomonas sp. CH40 genome encodes the following:
- the pfkB gene encoding 1-phosphofructokinase, whose translation MAQVVCITLNPALDLAFNLETLTPGQVNRPDSAQLEAAGKGVNVARVLASLGHEVIVSGFLGQDNDAPFSLAFPHYGVEDAFVRVPGSTRINAKLAEKSGRVTDINGPGMPIAPAHLDALRQILDSLFQRTSPPQAIVVAGSLPPGFDQAYFAQLLASLKNYGVPLWIDTSGPALLTAIAAEPSAVKPNETELADWAGDTLHSHQQRQAAAQRLHASGIEHSLISAGAEGVLWVSSQGIWQSTPPDVNATNTVCAGDTFVAGMLHGLLSGFTPHDTLRIATALSAEAVRHVGVGTPHADDFDLLQQQTLVRRLDDVITEGATR comes from the coding sequence ATGGCCCAGGTCGTGTGCATTACACTCAACCCTGCGCTGGATTTAGCGTTCAACCTGGAAACGCTGACGCCCGGCCAGGTGAATCGCCCCGACAGCGCCCAGCTGGAAGCGGCGGGCAAGGGCGTTAACGTCGCCCGTGTGCTGGCAAGCCTAGGCCACGAGGTGATTGTCAGCGGTTTTCTCGGCCAGGATAACGACGCCCCGTTCAGCCTGGCCTTTCCCCACTACGGCGTCGAGGATGCTTTTGTGCGGGTGCCCGGCAGCACCCGTATTAACGCCAAGCTGGCGGAAAAAAGCGGCCGCGTGACAGACATCAACGGCCCCGGCATGCCGATTGCGCCAGCCCATCTGGATGCTTTACGCCAAATCTTGGACAGCCTTTTTCAGCGTACCTCACCGCCCCAGGCGATCGTCGTCGCTGGCAGCCTGCCGCCGGGGTTTGACCAGGCGTATTTTGCGCAACTGCTCGCCAGCCTGAAAAACTACGGCGTGCCGCTATGGATAGACACCAGCGGCCCGGCACTGCTGACCGCCATTGCCGCCGAGCCTAGCGCCGTCAAACCTAACGAGACGGAACTTGCCGATTGGGCGGGTGACACACTCCATTCTCACCAGCAGCGCCAGGCTGCGGCCCAACGCCTGCACGCCAGCGGCATCGAGCACTCGTTGATTTCCGCAGGTGCAGAAGGCGTTTTATGGGTCAGCTCACAGGGCATCTGGCAGTCCACGCCGCCTGACGTCAACGCCACCAACACCGTCTGTGCGGGCGATACCTTTGTGGCTGGCATGCTCCACGGGCTGCTCAGCGGCTTCACCCCACACGACACCCTTCGCATCGCGACGGCGCTCTCTGCCGAAGCGGTTCGCCATGTTGGCGTGGGCACCCCCCATGCCGACGACTTTGACTTACTCCAACAACAGACTTTGGTACGGCGTCTTGACGACGTCATCACCGAGGGAGCCACGCGATGA
- a CDS encoding PTS fructose-like transporter subunit IIB, which translates to MNLILITACPSGMATTFLAAKRLEQAATQMGWSAHVEMHGEVAPLQAASAEQIANADLIVVAADHVPAPERFAGKRLFRAPIASALPDPSAFLTQAKREAPIYTPPASAATPAATGATGGKKIVAVTACPTGVAHTFMAAEALAEAGRAMGHAIRVETQGSVGAQDQLSEEEIADADVVVLACDIDVDPARFAGKRVYRTSTGNALKKPRPTLEAALVEASVENTSSANTGSANKSVKEKGVYKHLLTGVSFMLPMVVAGGLLIALSFVFGIEAFQEEGTLAAALMEIGGGTAFALMIPVLAGYIAYSIADRPGIAPGMIGGMLAANIGSGFIGGILAGFLAGYVALAVTRYVKLPSSIESLKPILIIPLVASLVTGLTMIYVIGEPVAALLDALTSFLESMGSTNAVLLGILLGSMMCFDLGGPVNKAAYTFGVGLLASETYGPMAAIMAAGMVPAIGMGIASFVARHKFSEPEREAGKASLVLGFCFISEGAIPFAAKDPLRVIPACMVGGALTGALSMLVGAQLMAPHGGIFVLLIPNAITPVLLYLGAIVAGSLVTGLGYAFIKRGAAQVAVAS; encoded by the coding sequence ATGAACCTGATCCTGATTACCGCCTGCCCTAGCGGCATGGCGACCACCTTCCTGGCTGCCAAGCGCCTTGAACAGGCAGCCACCCAAATGGGCTGGAGCGCTCATGTGGAAATGCACGGCGAAGTTGCGCCGCTGCAGGCCGCCAGCGCCGAGCAAATTGCCAATGCCGACCTTATCGTCGTCGCAGCCGACCACGTTCCTGCCCCGGAACGCTTTGCGGGCAAACGGCTCTTCCGCGCGCCAATCGCCAGCGCCCTGCCCGACCCCAGCGCCTTCTTAACCCAGGCCAAACGCGAGGCGCCGATTTACACCCCGCCTGCAAGCGCCGCGACTCCAGCAGCCACCGGCGCCACCGGCGGCAAGAAGATTGTGGCAGTGACCGCCTGCCCCACCGGGGTAGCCCATACCTTTATGGCCGCCGAAGCACTTGCCGAAGCAGGTAGAGCAATGGGGCACGCCATTCGCGTGGAAACCCAGGGCTCGGTAGGCGCTCAGGATCAATTAAGCGAAGAAGAGATCGCCGACGCTGATGTGGTGGTTCTGGCCTGCGATATCGACGTAGACCCGGCACGTTTTGCTGGCAAGCGAGTGTATCGCACCTCAACCGGCAATGCGCTGAAAAAGCCTCGCCCCACCCTGGAAGCCGCCCTGGTTGAAGCCAGTGTAGAAAACACCAGCAGTGCGAACACAGGCAGCGCGAACAAGAGCGTAAAAGAGAAAGGCGTTTACAAGCACCTGCTCACCGGGGTGTCGTTTATGCTGCCGATGGTGGTAGCGGGGGGCCTATTGATTGCGCTGTCGTTTGTCTTCGGTATTGAAGCCTTCCAGGAAGAAGGCACCCTGGCCGCCGCGCTCATGGAAATTGGCGGCGGCACGGCTTTCGCGCTGATGATCCCCGTGCTGGCAGGCTATATTGCCTATTCCATCGCTGACCGCCCCGGCATTGCCCCGGGCATGATTGGCGGTATGCTGGCGGCCAATATCGGCTCCGGGTTTATTGGCGGTATTCTGGCAGGCTTTCTGGCAGGCTATGTGGCCCTGGCGGTGACCCGCTATGTCAAGCTGCCTTCCAGCATTGAGTCGCTCAAGCCGATTCTGATCATTCCTCTGGTGGCCAGCCTGGTGACCGGCCTGACCATGATCTATGTGATTGGCGAGCCCGTGGCGGCCTTGCTTGACGCGCTAACCAGCTTCCTTGAATCCATGGGTTCAACCAACGCAGTACTCCTCGGCATTCTGCTGGGTTCGATGATGTGCTTTGACCTTGGCGGCCCCGTCAACAAGGCGGCCTATACCTTTGGTGTGGGCCTGCTAGCCTCGGAAACCTACGGCCCCATGGCCGCCATCATGGCGGCAGGCATGGTGCCCGCCATTGGCATGGGTATTGCCAGTTTCGTGGCGCGCCATAAGTTTTCTGAACCTGAGCGTGAGGCGGGCAAGGCATCTCTAGTGCTCGGCTTCTGCTTTATCAGCGAAGGCGCCATTCCGTTTGCGGCAAAAGACCCGCTGCGGGTTATCCCTGCCTGCATGGTAGGCGGGGCGCTGACCGGCGCGCTTTCCATGCTGGTAGGCGCACAGCTGATGGCCCCTCACGGCGGTATCTTTGTTCTGCTGATTCCTAACGCCATTACTCCTGTACTGCTCTATCTGGGTGCTATTGTGGCGGGCTCACTGGTAACCGGCTTGGGCTATGCGTTTATCAAACGCGGCGCGGCTCAAGTTGCTGTGGCCAGCTAA
- the pgi gene encoding glucose-6-phosphate isomerase, with protein MFQLTRSVTWQALERLHDTTANDRIRDYFTNDPQRFEKMSLRVGGLFLDYSKHHVSDEVLNKLLELADHSALVQRRAQMFSGDIINVTENRPVLHTALRNLSADAVHVDGQDVMPEINRTREQIKQFSEAVRSGEWKGYNGQRIKDVVNIGIGGSDLGPNMAVRALLKYRHPELHFHFVSNVDGTHIQKVLSRLDPATTLFIVSTKTFSTQETLLNAKTARRWFLENAGEDADVGAHFIAASTNRKAAMAFGIREENVFEFWAWVGGRYSMWSSIGLPIALSVGFEGFIELLEGAHEMDRHFIEAPFSQNMPVLMALIGIWYINFVGAETQAIVPYDQALNQLPAFLQQLDMESNGKSVDIFGHPVNYKTGPIVWGQTGSNGQHAFFQLLHQGTRYVPIDFIASLKPEPGVEDHHFALLTNMLAQANAFMEGSQGDSKELSQHDPYSCPGNRPSSTLLLDELTPKNLGALIALYEHKVFVQGVIWNINSFDQWGVQLGKRIAGEISERIDTNAADFDASTQGLLELVRGHFPSGNSEQTGASTKPAKKTKARS; from the coding sequence ATGTTTCAACTCACTCGCAGCGTGACCTGGCAGGCCCTTGAACGCCTGCACGACACTACCGCCAACGACCGCATTCGTGATTACTTCACCAATGACCCGCAGCGCTTTGAAAAGATGAGCCTGCGGGTGGGCGGCCTCTTCCTGGATTACTCTAAGCATCACGTCTCGGATGAAGTGCTCAACAAGCTGCTGGAACTGGCCGACCATTCCGCCCTGGTGCAGCGCCGCGCGCAGATGTTTTCAGGCGATATTATCAATGTCACCGAGAACCGCCCGGTACTGCATACTGCACTACGCAATTTAAGCGCTGACGCAGTGCATGTTGACGGCCAGGATGTCATGCCGGAAATCAACCGCACCCGGGAACAGATCAAGCAGTTTTCAGAAGCGGTCAGAAGCGGTGAATGGAAAGGCTATAACGGCCAGCGCATCAAGGACGTGGTCAATATTGGTATTGGCGGCTCGGATCTTGGGCCCAACATGGCGGTGCGCGCCCTGCTCAAATATCGCCACCCGGAGCTGCATTTCCACTTTGTTTCCAACGTCGATGGCACCCATATCCAGAAGGTGCTGTCGCGGCTCGATCCGGCCACCACACTATTCATTGTCTCGACCAAGACGTTTTCCACCCAGGAGACCCTGCTCAACGCCAAGACGGCGCGGCGCTGGTTCCTGGAAAATGCCGGCGAAGATGCCGACGTAGGCGCCCACTTTATTGCCGCTTCCACCAACCGCAAGGCAGCGATGGCGTTCGGCATACGTGAAGAGAACGTGTTCGAGTTCTGGGCCTGGGTGGGCGGGCGCTACTCCATGTGGTCGTCGATTGGCCTGCCGATTGCGCTTTCGGTGGGCTTTGAAGGCTTTATCGAGCTACTGGAAGGCGCCCATGAGATGGATCGCCATTTTATCGAAGCGCCCTTCTCGCAGAATATGCCAGTGCTGATGGCGCTGATCGGGATCTGGTACATCAACTTTGTTGGCGCTGAAACCCAGGCCATCGTGCCCTATGATCAAGCCCTCAACCAGCTGCCCGCCTTTCTGCAGCAGCTGGATATGGAATCCAACGGCAAGTCGGTGGATATTTTCGGCCATCCGGTCAACTACAAGACCGGCCCGATTGTCTGGGGGCAGACCGGTTCCAACGGCCAGCACGCCTTCTTCCAGCTGCTGCACCAGGGCACCCGCTACGTGCCGATTGACTTTATTGCCTCGCTGAAACCCGAACCCGGCGTGGAAGACCATCATTTTGCGCTACTCACCAATATGCTCGCCCAGGCCAACGCCTTTATGGAAGGCAGCCAGGGAGACAGTAAAGAGCTGAGCCAGCACGACCCCTATAGCTGCCCCGGCAATCGGCCTTCCAGCACCCTGCTACTGGACGAGCTTACGCCAAAAAACCTGGGCGCCCTGATTGCCCTCTACGAACACAAGGTGTTTGTTCAGGGCGTGATCTGGAACATCAATTCCTTTGACCAATGGGGCGTGCAGCTGGGCAAACGGATTGCCGGTGAAATCAGCGAGCGGATTGACACCAATGCCGCCGACTTTGATGCCTCCACCCAGGGGCTACTGGAGCTGGTGCGCGGGCACTTCCCCAGCGGCAATAGCGAGCAGACAGGCGCATCAACAAAGCCAGCCAAGAAAACCAAAGCTCGCTCTTGA
- a CDS encoding TrmJ/YjtD family RNA methyltransferase has translation MLSNIRIILVQTFHPGNIGATARAMKTMGLTRLVLVNPRAFPDAEATRLAAGASDVLDNAQVVSSLEEAVSGCVQVVGASARLRSMPLPHFDEPDDMAQSVMDNAQHQPVALVFGRERSGLTNAEIRCCTHQVSIPANPDYGILNLSQAVQILAYELHRHWRRRADSGFVYQTPSEAIPPTREQFGHFQDHLSQVMQRSGFLTQPHARTEEQLQALFARAEPSRKELSLLRGWLSALDAHLPQQSDS, from the coding sequence GTGCTTTCCAATATTCGCATTATCCTGGTACAGACCTTTCACCCCGGCAATATCGGCGCAACGGCGCGCGCCATGAAAACCATGGGGCTGACCCGACTGGTGCTGGTTAACCCAAGGGCCTTCCCCGACGCCGAAGCCACTCGGCTGGCCGCAGGGGCAAGCGATGTGCTCGACAATGCCCAGGTGGTCAGTTCCCTCGAAGAAGCGGTCAGCGGCTGCGTGCAGGTTGTTGGCGCCAGCGCCCGCTTACGCAGCATGCCACTCCCTCACTTTGATGAGCCAGACGATATGGCCCAAAGCGTGATGGATAACGCCCAGCACCAACCAGTGGCCCTGGTATTTGGCCGTGAGCGTTCGGGGCTGACCAACGCGGAAATCCGCTGCTGCACCCATCAGGTCAGTATTCCGGCTAACCCTGACTACGGCATTCTCAATCTGTCCCAAGCGGTGCAGATTCTGGCCTATGAGCTTCACCGCCATTGGCGCCGCCGCGCAGACAGCGGTTTTGTCTATCAGACACCCAGCGAAGCCATACCGCCTACCCGCGAGCAGTTCGGGCATTTTCAGGATCACCTCAGCCAGGTAATGCAGCGTAGCGGCTTTCTTACCCAGCCCCACGCCCGCACCGAAGAGCAGCTCCAGGCACTGTTTGCCAGAGCCGAACCCAGCCGCAAGGAGCTTTCCCTGCTGCGCGGCTGGTTAAGCGCCCTGGATGCTCACCTTCCCCAGCAGTCGGATAGCTAA
- a CDS encoding Na+/H+ antiporter family protein, which produces MNAVILAVLVMVVLSLARVSVVFALVAGALVGGLVGGLSLEQTLDAFNTGVGGGAQVALAYATLGAFAVAISRSGLPDMLALRLISLLGQEANAAQQARVKTLLLSAVLLVAVFSQNLIPVHIAFIPILIPPLLKVMNQLNLDRRAVACALTFGLTAPYMLLPVGFGAIFLNDILLANLNSAGAPLGLEVTRSMVPLAMAIPVGGMAIGLLVALFWSYRKPRHYQALEVASQQSQQGGDSHTGTPKPHRLGLIMSGVAIVAALGLQLYSGSMILGGLVGVALLSLGGIFKWREADDLFTSGMRMMALIGFIMISAAGFAEVMKTTGDIDALVESAFAVFGDNRGLAALIMLLVGLFITLGIGSSFSTIPIIAAIFVPLALQFGFSPMATVVLVGTAAALGDAGSPASDSTLGPTSGLNVDRQHDHIWDSVVPTFLHYNLPLIGFGWLAAMML; this is translated from the coding sequence ATGAACGCGGTTATTCTTGCTGTACTGGTGATGGTGGTACTTTCGCTCGCCCGAGTGTCTGTGGTGTTTGCCCTGGTGGCCGGGGCGCTGGTGGGCGGTCTGGTGGGGGGCTTGTCGCTTGAACAGACGCTGGATGCCTTCAATACCGGAGTCGGCGGTGGTGCGCAGGTCGCCTTGGCTTATGCCACCCTGGGGGCTTTTGCGGTGGCTATTTCACGTTCCGGCCTGCCGGATATGCTGGCGCTGCGTCTGATTAGCCTATTAGGTCAGGAAGCCAATGCCGCCCAGCAGGCCAGGGTGAAAACCCTGCTACTCAGCGCGGTGCTGCTGGTGGCAGTGTTTTCCCAGAACCTGATTCCGGTGCATATTGCCTTTATCCCGATCCTGATTCCGCCTTTGCTCAAGGTCATGAATCAGCTCAATCTTGACCGCCGTGCCGTTGCCTGCGCGCTCACTTTCGGGCTGACGGCACCCTATATGCTGCTGCCGGTGGGCTTTGGAGCCATCTTCCTGAATGACATCCTGCTGGCTAACCTGAACAGCGCCGGGGCGCCTTTGGGGCTGGAAGTGACCCGCTCCATGGTGCCGCTGGCCATGGCCATTCCCGTGGGCGGTATGGCCATAGGGCTTTTGGTGGCGTTGTTCTGGAGCTATCGCAAACCGCGTCATTATCAGGCATTGGAGGTAGCCAGCCAGCAGTCACAGCAGGGGGGCGACAGCCATACCGGCACGCCCAAGCCGCATAGGCTGGGTCTGATTATGTCAGGCGTGGCCATCGTGGCAGCGCTGGGGCTGCAGTTGTATAGCGGCTCGATGATTCTGGGTGGTCTGGTCGGTGTGGCCTTGCTCTCGCTGGGCGGCATCTTCAAATGGCGCGAGGCCGACGACCTGTTTACCAGCGGCATGCGCATGATGGCACTGATCGGTTTTATCATGATTTCAGCGGCGGGCTTTGCCGAGGTTATGAAAACCACCGGCGACATCGATGCTCTGGTGGAAAGTGCTTTTGCGGTATTTGGCGATAATCGCGGTTTGGCGGCGCTGATCATGCTGCTGGTCGGGCTGTTTATCACTTTAGGTATAGGGTCGTCGTTTTCCACCATACCGATTATTGCAGCGATTTTTGTGCCGCTGGCCCTGCAGTTTGGCTTTTCGCCGATGGCTACCGTGGTGCTGGTTGGCACTGCTGCAGCGCTTGGCGATGCTGGCTCACCGGCATCGGATTCTACTCTGGGGCCCACCTCGGGGCTGAACGTCGACCGCCAACATGACCACATCTGGGATAGCGTGGTTCCGACCTTTCTACACTACAACCTGCCGTTGATAGGCTTTGGCTGGCTGGCGGCCATGATGCTCTAG
- a CDS encoding acetate/propionate family kinase has product MDDILVLNSGSSSVKFALYRVSQQEAANDEGALTLTYSGHFSGLATSQSKVSLAHWSVEQGAEPYSSEALKALGLTPAETHEQAITMLMTWLDQRDDKATLAAVGHRVVHGGQTYHEAVKLSAEDVERLEALTSLAPLHQPHGLAPIKVLMEQRPELPQVACFDTAFHAQQPWQARQFALPRELTAKGLLRYGFHGLSYDYIQRTLPKVLPADAPRSKVIVAHLGNGASMCAIREGVSVASTMGFTALDGLPMGTRSGSLDPGLVLHLASHEGMSLEEVSTLLYKRSGLLGVSGISSDMRELLESDAPEASEAIELYCYRAAREIASLAGALGGVEQLVFTAGVGEHAAQVRAKIVAQCEWLGMQLDDSANQQSAPCISSADSHVGIWVIPTDEERVIAIDCLNLLELN; this is encoded by the coding sequence ATGGACGATATTCTGGTACTCAATAGCGGTTCTTCCAGCGTCAAGTTTGCACTCTACCGGGTTAGTCAGCAGGAAGCGGCTAACGACGAAGGGGCTTTGACGCTGACCTATAGCGGCCACTTTTCCGGCCTGGCGACATCGCAAAGCAAGGTGTCCCTGGCGCATTGGAGTGTGGAGCAGGGTGCAGAACCCTACTCCTCAGAGGCGCTTAAGGCCCTTGGTCTGACGCCCGCCGAGACCCACGAGCAGGCCATCACCATGTTGATGACCTGGCTTGATCAGCGTGATGATAAAGCCACTCTGGCGGCGGTTGGCCATCGCGTGGTACATGGCGGCCAGACCTACCATGAGGCAGTAAAGCTCAGCGCTGAAGATGTTGAACGTCTGGAGGCGTTGACCAGTCTGGCACCGCTGCATCAGCCCCATGGCCTGGCGCCGATCAAGGTATTGATGGAGCAACGCCCAGAACTGCCCCAGGTCGCCTGCTTTGATACCGCCTTCCATGCCCAGCAGCCCTGGCAGGCGCGGCAGTTTGCCCTGCCGCGTGAGCTGACCGCCAAAGGGCTTTTGCGCTACGGCTTCCACGGGCTGTCCTACGATTATATCCAGCGCACCCTGCCCAAGGTGCTGCCCGCTGATGCGCCACGCTCCAAGGTGATTGTGGCCCACCTGGGCAACGGCGCCAGCATGTGTGCCATCCGCGAGGGTGTCAGTGTTGCCTCGACCATGGGATTCACCGCCCTGGATGGCTTGCCGATGGGAACGCGCTCGGGCTCTCTTGACCCTGGGTTGGTGCTGCATCTGGCCAGCCATGAAGGTATGAGTCTGGAGGAGGTTTCCACCCTGCTATACAAGCGCTCAGGCCTTCTGGGGGTGTCCGGCATCAGCAGCGATATGCGTGAACTGCTGGAAAGCGATGCCCCTGAGGCGAGCGAAGCCATAGAGCTCTATTGCTACCGAGCGGCGCGGGAAATTGCCAGTTTGGCCGGTGCCCTGGGCGGCGTGGAGCAGCTGGTGTTTACCGCCGGGGTGGGCGAGCACGCCGCACAGGTGCGGGCCAAGATCGTCGCCCAGTGTGAATGGTTGGGCATGCAGCTGGATGACAGCGCCAATCAGCAAAGCGCCCCTTGTATATCATCCGCTGATAGCCATGTGGGCATCTGGGTCATTCCCACTGATGAAGAAAGGGTGATTGCTATTGACTGCCTGAACCTGCTTGAGCTGAACTGA
- a CDS encoding bifunctional enoyl-CoA hydratase/phosphate acetyltransferase — protein MPAYELTENNVIENRTYDEIEVGEEAFLEKRLTVEDIKLFAVMSGDVNPAHVDEDFAKSSRFQEVIAHGMWGGALISTVLGTQLPGPGTVYLGQTLRFKAPVRLGDVLRVSVRAMEKDDQRHQITFACRCENQRGDTVIEGDARVLAPTKKISRPRTLLPKVRLTERGRLHEILTAADHPAAMATAVVHPVDESAIRGAVESAAQGLIIPVLVGPRAKIQAAADQAEVDISDFELVDVPHSHAAAEKSVALAREGKVGALMKGTLHTDELLHEVLKRDTGLRTERCLSHVMAFDVPTYPRPLLITDAAINIYPKLAAKRDIVQNAIELAHALGNTNPNVALLSAVETINPKIFSTLDAAALCKMAERGQITGGNLDGPLAFDNAVSEAAAKTKGIVSKVAGHADILVAPDLEAANMLMKQLTHLADATGAGLVVGARVPIMLTSRADDALTRMASSALALLLADHQIKASLPDDSHGA, from the coding sequence ATGCCTGCATACGAGTTAACTGAAAATAATGTGATTGAAAACCGCACCTATGACGAGATTGAAGTGGGTGAGGAAGCGTTTCTCGAAAAGCGCCTGACCGTCGAGGACATCAAGCTGTTTGCGGTGATGTCCGGCGACGTTAACCCCGCTCACGTGGATGAAGATTTTGCCAAGAGCAGCCGCTTTCAGGAAGTGATTGCCCATGGCATGTGGGGCGGCGCGCTGATTTCAACCGTGCTGGGCACCCAACTGCCTGGGCCGGGAACGGTGTATCTCGGCCAGACGCTGCGCTTCAAGGCGCCGGTACGTCTGGGTGACGTCCTCCGGGTATCGGTACGTGCCATGGAAAAGGACGACCAGCGCCACCAGATCACCTTTGCCTGCCGGTGTGAAAACCAGCGCGGCGATACAGTGATTGAAGGCGATGCCCGGGTGCTGGCGCCGACCAAGAAAATCAGCCGCCCGCGTACCTTGCTGCCCAAGGTGCGCCTGACCGAGCGCGGGCGGCTGCATGAAATCCTGACCGCCGCTGACCACCCGGCGGCGATGGCGACGGCCGTGGTTCACCCGGTGGATGAAAGCGCTATTCGTGGGGCCGTGGAGTCGGCTGCCCAGGGCTTGATTATTCCTGTTCTGGTAGGGCCAAGAGCCAAGATCCAGGCAGCGGCAGATCAGGCCGAGGTGGATATCAGTGATTTTGAGCTGGTGGATGTGCCCCATAGCCATGCCGCCGCCGAGAAATCCGTCGCCCTGGCCCGTGAAGGTAAGGTCGGCGCGCTGATGAAAGGCACGCTGCATACCGATGAGCTGCTGCATGAGGTGCTCAAGCGTGACACCGGCCTGCGCACCGAGCGCTGCCTGAGCCATGTGATGGCCTTCGATGTGCCGACCTATCCGCGCCCGCTGTTGATTACCGATGCGGCGATCAATATCTATCCCAAGTTGGCGGCAAAGCGCGATATTGTTCAGAATGCCATTGAGCTGGCTCATGCGCTGGGTAATACCAACCCCAATGTGGCGCTGCTGTCGGCGGTTGAAACCATCAACCCGAAAATCTTCTCCACTCTGGACGCTGCCGCGCTGTGCAAAATGGCTGAACGTGGTCAGATTACCGGCGGCAATCTGGATGGCCCTCTGGCCTTTGACAATGCGGTTTCCGAGGCGGCTGCCAAGACCAAGGGCATTGTCTCCAAGGTCGCTGGCCATGCGGATATTCTGGTCGCGCCGGATCTCGAAGCCGCCAATATGCTGATGAAGCAGCTCACTCATCTGGCCGATGCCACCGGCGCGGGCCTGGTGGTCGGCGCACGGGTGCCAATCATGCTGACCAGCCGTGCTGACGACGCCCTGACGCGCATGGCTTCAAGTGCGCTGGCCTTGCTGCTGGCGGATCATCAGATAAAAGCCAGCCTGCCTGATGATTCACACGGAGCCTGA
- the fabI gene encoding enoyl-ACP reductase FabI — MSHNPFSLAGKVGIVAGLANHDSIAFGCAQALHEAGAECLVTYATPKAEKFVTPLLEEMGNPELMLCDVQQDDQLDALFARAHERWGRVDFVVHSIAFAPLEDLHGRVVDCSRDGFAQAMDISCHSFIRMAKRAEPLMQEGGGTLFNMTYYGAEKVVDNYNLMGPVKAALEAATGYIATELGPQGIRVHGVSPGAIRTRAASGLKHFEELAHDGETRSPLRRLASVQDVGHAVVYLASDAGAALTGLTHYVDAGHHLRF, encoded by the coding sequence ATGTCTCATAACCCATTTTCATTGGCTGGCAAAGTCGGCATTGTAGCGGGTCTTGCCAATCATGACAGCATTGCCTTTGGTTGCGCCCAGGCGTTACATGAAGCCGGTGCTGAATGCCTGGTGACCTATGCCACTCCGAAAGCCGAGAAATTTGTCACACCCCTGCTCGAAGAAATGGGCAATCCCGAGCTGATGCTGTGCGACGTGCAGCAGGATGACCAGCTCGATGCCCTGTTTGCCCGTGCCCATGAGCGCTGGGGTCGGGTCGATTTTGTGGTTCACTCGATTGCCTTCGCCCCGCTGGAAGACCTGCATGGGCGAGTGGTTGACTGCTCCCGTGATGGCTTTGCCCAGGCCATGGATATTTCCTGTCATTCCTTCATTCGCATGGCCAAGCGCGCCGAACCCCTTATGCAAGAGGGCGGCGGCACCCTGTTCAACATGACCTATTACGGCGCTGAAAAGGTGGTTGATAACTACAACCTGATGGGGCCGGTCAAGGCCGCTTTGGAAGCCGCTACCGGTTATATCGCCACCGAACTTGGCCCTCAAGGGATTCGCGTTCACGGCGTATCTCCCGGGGCCATTCGCACCCGGGCAGCATCGGGCCTCAAGCATTTTGAGGAACTGGCCCACGACGGCGAAACACGTTCGCCGCTGCGTCGCCTGGCCAGCGTGCAGGATGTTGGTCATGCCGTTGTCTACCTGGCATCAGATGCAGGCGCTGCGCTGACCGGCTTGACCCACTATGTGGACGCTGGTCATCACCTGCGCTTCTAG
- a CDS encoding ion channel, which translates to MLTLPIPYSEHVTVVLATTLAVIIAVLIHYESLMIISRFIDRSVCPHRQRILGMAFGVLIIHILEIWLFAATGWLLSEYAGIGSLEGYDSFNFLDYVFFSAVTYTTVGYGDIYALGAVRFLYGTLALTGFVLITWSASFTFLEMQKHWMKDR; encoded by the coding sequence ATGTTGACACTGCCTATACCTTATTCGGAACACGTTACCGTTGTATTAGCAACCACGCTGGCGGTCATCATTGCTGTCTTGATTCACTATGAGTCCTTGATGATTATCTCAAGGTTTATCGACCGATCTGTGTGCCCTCACCGCCAGAGGATTCTCGGTATGGCCTTTGGCGTTTTGATTATTCATATACTGGAAATCTGGCTCTTCGCTGCCACTGGCTGGCTGCTCAGTGAATACGCGGGCATAGGATCATTAGAGGGATATGACAGCTTTAATTTTCTTGATTACGTGTTTTTTTCAGCGGTGACCTATACCACCGTTGGTTATGGTGATATTTACGCCCTCGGCGCCGTGCGGTTTTTATACGGCACCCTGGCACTCACCGGCTTTGTGCTGATTACCTGGTCAGCCTCGTTCACGTTTCTTGAGATGCAAAAGCACTGGATGAAAGATAGGTAA